GCGCGTGGATCGTAGCCGGCGCGCGCCGCCAGTTCGACGCCGATTCGATCGGCTTCTGTTTCATGCTTGCGCGAATTCGGCAGGCCCAGCAAGCCCATGTAGGCGAATTCCGCGCCCTGCTGCCCGATATCGCCCAGACCGAAGAGCGCCGTGCCGACGGAAATGATCCCGCTGGCAACCATCTGTTCCGACGCCCGTTCGCGGGCATGTTCGCGCAACGCGTGCGCAATCTCATGCCCCATGACGGCGGCAAGTTCATCATCAGTGACGTTGAGCCGCTCCATCAATCCGGTATAAACCGCCATTTTTCCGCCCGGCATGCACCATGCATTCACCTCTTGCGAAGTGATGACATTGGTTTCCCATTGCCACTTCACGGCATCAGGACGGAAGTGGGCCGTCTGCGGAATGAGCCGGTTGACGATGGTGCGCACCCGCGCAACTTGTTCCGGGTTGCGGTTGAGAGTTCCTTTTTGACGTTCTCTTGCAATCAGTTCGGCATATTGTTCGCGCGCAGCCTGCTCCAAGGCTCCCGGCGCGACCGCCATCCGCTGCGTCCGGTCCACTCCGACAGCGCCGCTCTTGGTTGTCTGCACGGTCTGGCAGGCGCCCATGCTCACCACCGCCGCCACCACAAGCATGCCTTTCAATACCTGCTGCTTGACAGTCGTTTTCATTATTTCTCCTCATGATGTAGCTGCCAGCGAGAAAACTGCGGCCATCAAATAGACTGCCTGCGAGCCGGATGTATCCCACAAGCCATCCAGAATCAGTCCGCCAAACGTCGCTGCGTTCAGCGCATGTGCAATCATCAACAACACCAGCGACTCGGCACAGTAGCCGATCATCAAGAAGCGCATGACGGCCGGAATCAAGCTCGCCACCATCAACTTCTGCACATCGAAGAATCGGAAAACCGGAGCTTGATGAAAGAAAGACACAATCTCTGCGACGATGCCCAGCGACCACATCAAACCTATCACAGTGCTGCTATAGCCGATTTGCGCAAGGTAAAGCGAGTAGAAGACATGGAGCGCCGCGTGGGGCGGCAATTATCAGGAAAGTCGATATGAAAAACGCGGACACCTCGCGTCACCGCAGCGCGGCAAGCACCCACGGCGTGTCGCACGGTGGATGGAGGTTCGGTGGTTCCGGCATGCGCAGACTGGCTGCCAACACCAATGCCAGCATCAGCAATGTCAGCCAGAGCATGAGATGAATGCCTCATCGGTTCAGCACCGGCCTGGCCGGCGCAGGGCGAAAATACGCCGATAAAGCCGTAGCAAGCGAAGAAGGCAAGTGCGAAGCTGATCGACTATCCGCGCCGGAAGGGATTCGACACAGGGAGATTCTTGCCGGCGGGCGTGTTTTTATTCGGGGCGGGAAGCTGACCGAAATCTCGCAGCCTTGTTTCCGGGCTGCGATCGATCCAGAGTCATTTGATATGCGCGGGAATCTTCGGTGTTGGCACGCGTACATCGCCGCACTGCGCCCTGTGCCGCAGCGCATGATCCATCAGCACCAATGCCAGCATCGCTTCCGCAATCGGCGTCGCGCGAATTCCCACGCAGGGATCATGGCGGCCGAAGGTTTCGACCTGAATCGGCTGTCCGCTCTTGTCGATGGAGCCGCGTGGAGTACGAATGCTGGAAGTCGGCTTGATCGCGATCGATACCGTAATGTTCTGCCCGGTCGAGATGCCGCCCAGTACGCCGCCAGCGTTGTTGGACGCAAAGCCTTCCGGTGTCAGTTCATCGCCATGCTCCGTGCCTTTCTGCGCAATCGACTTGAACCCCGCGCCGATTTCCACTCCCTTGACCGCATTGATCCCCAACATGGCATAGGCGATTTCCGCGTCGAGCTTGTCGTAAATGGGTTCGCCCAGTCCGACCGGCACATTTTCAGCCACAACGTCGATGCGCGCGCCGCATGAATCGCCATCCTTGCGCAGCGCATCCATGTAGTCCTCCAGCCTGGGCAGAATGGTGGCGTTGGCGGCAAAGAAGGGGTTTTGCTGCACGTGGTCCCACGATTCGAAGGGAATGGCGATTTCGCCCAACTGGCTCATGCACCCCTTGAATGTGGTTCCGTACTGTTCCTTCAGCCATTTTTTTGCGATTGCCGCCGCACCAACCACGGGCGCAGTGAGTCGTGCCGACGAGCGCCCGCCACCGCGTGGGTCGCGGATACCGTATTTGTGCCAGTAGGTGTAATCGGCATGCCCCGGACGGAAGGTTTCGACGATGTTGCCGTAATCCTTGCTGCGCTGGTCTTCGTTGCGTATTAGCAACGCAATTGGAGTGCCGGTTGTCTTGCCCTCGTAGACGCCGGAAAGGATTTCGACCTTGTCCGGCTCCTGCCGTTGCGTGACGTGGCGCGACGTCCCGGGCCTGCGGCGATCCAGTTCCGGTTGTATGTCAGCTTCCGACAGTGTCATGCCCGGCGGGCAGCCATCGACCACGCATCCGATGGCGGGGCCGTGAGATTCGCCAAATGTAGTGACAGTGAAAATAGTGCCGAAAGTGTTGCCGGACATAGTCGCATTCAGAAGGTCTTCAAAGGAAGAATTCTAGCGCATTGACAGTTCGCCACATTCAAAACAGCCCGCGGAATGGCCGGAAATACGGATACGAAGATAGGAAATTCAGCTCCGACTGGAAATGTATAGTTACCGATACTCAATTCCATGCAGAATAAGCTATAGTCATTTACAAGCTGGTAATGTTGCATTGAAAACATGCATTGCTTTCAATAAATTCATCGGTACAGTTCGACGACAGAAGAAGGCTAGGATCTTGGAGAGGACAATGCCCCCAACAATCACGTCGCACGAGGACGATCTTGTCTTTCTGGACGAGGTGGTCACGATATCGGGCGCTGCCAAATCTTCCGTGGCAACGGATGTCTGGCGCGTGATGATTGTCGACGATGACGCCGATGTGCATGCCGCGACGGAGTTCGCGCTGGGCAATCTGGAAATGCAACACCGGCCGCTGCAGTTCCTGCATGCCTATTCCGCCACGGAGGCGCGCAAGCTGCTGTCGCAGCAGCAGGACATCGCCGTCATTCTTCTCGATGTTGTGATGGAACAGGAAGACGCCGGCCTCCAACTGGTACGGCATATACGCGAAGTGCTGAAGCTGACGGAAGTGCGGATCATCCTGCGCACCGGCCAGCCGGGCTACGCACCGGAGCTTGACGCGATCCGCGACTTCGACATCAACGACTACAAGACGAAATCCGAACTGACCCGCATCAAGCTGTACACCACGGTTACCGCTGCAATCCGCTCCTATCAACAGATCTGCGCAATCAATGCGGGACGTCGCGGATTGGATCTGATAGTTCGGATGAGCGCGGAATTGATGGCGCTCCACGACCTGCCGAATTTCGCGGCAGGCGTGATCGAACGGCTGGCAAGACTTCTGCAGAAGGATCCCGAAGGCGTGGCCGTCCGTCAGGAAAGAACGCATGGCAGGACGCGCGGCGACCTGACAGTGATCGCCGCTACCGGTCGCTACGCCGAACTGGTCGGCAAGCCATTGCATGATGCTGCGCGTATCGCCGGCGCGGCGGAACTTGCGCTGGAACAGCGCCGCCACATCTATTCCGAAAGCCACATTACGCTCTATTTCAGCAGCAGCAGCGACGGCTCAGGATTTGTCGTCCATCTGAACACTGGCGAACCAGTCAATGAAGTGCAACAACGCCTGCTGGAATTCTTTTGCAGCAACATTGCAGTGGCGCTCGATAACGTCATGCTGGTCAATCGCCTGCGCAATTTCGCTTTTCACGACCCGCTGACCAAACTGCCCAATCGCGCGCACATCAAAGAGCTGCTCGATGCAACCCTTGCCTGCGCGGACAAGCTTGAAACCACGCTGGCATTGGTCGATATCGACCACTTCGCGGAAACCAACGACGCGCTGGGACACCAGTTCGGCGACCTTCTCTTGCTCGGGGTCGCCGCGCGCCTGCAATCGCAGCTTGGCGATCAGTTGACGATAGGCCGGGTTGGCAGCGACACCTTCGGCGTCCTGGGCAATTCCGAGCGGGTGAATCCGGCCGCCCTGCTGCAACTGTTCGAGAAGCCGTTCAGCATCGACGGCCACGATGTGCAGCTATCCGCCACGATCGGTCTGGTCCGGCTGTGCGATTACGAGGATCGCGACGTCGATGCGCTCAAGGATGCGGACATTGCATTGAAGCGGGCAAAGCTGCAGCAACGCGCCGGACATTTCTATTTCTCGCGCAGCATGGGCGTGGATATCCGCGAACGGGTCCGCATGATGCACGCATTGCGTACCGCATTCGAAGCGAAGGAACTGTTTGTCGTTTACCAGCCGCAGATCGATCTGGCGACGCGCCGCCCCATCGGCGCGGAGGCACTGCTGCGCTGGAAAACCGCGGACGGCACTTTCATCTCGCCGGACCGTTTCATCCCGATCGCCGAATACTCCGGCCTGATCATCGAGATGGGCGAATGGGTGTTGCGCGAAGCATGCAAGGAACTGGTGCGGCTGCAGCAACTCGGCTTCGATGACTTCAAGATTTCCGTCAACGTCTCGCAAGTCCAGTTCCGCCATCCCCGCTTCCTCGACACACTGCGCGCGGCGCTGCAAGACACCGGGGCATCTCCCGCCCGTATCGAGCTGGAAATCACGGAGTCGATTGCGATGGACGATCCGAATGTGCTCTTCGATCTGCTGGAGCAGATCAAGGAGACTGGCGTGACCATTGCCATCGACGATTTCGGTACGGGTTTTTCATCGTTGAGCTATCTGCAACGCCTGCGTGCGGACAAGCTGAAGATCGACCGCGCCTTCGTCGCCGAAATCACGAATTCTTCGCGCGGCGGCAGCATTGCCGAAATGGTGATCCAGCTCGGGCGCAACCTGGGCATGTCGGTCATTGCGGAAGGCGTGGAAGACGAGCATCAGGCTGGCAAGCTGGCCTCGCTCGGCTGCCCGCTGACGCAGGGATATCTGTTTGCAAAGCCCATGACCGTGGACCATTTGACGGAATGGCTGACCCGGAACAGCCCGGCATGACCGGCGCTGCCTGACTGTCACCGGTACACGAAGCGCCGCAACCCGCCATGCCCCGACAAGGCGGCATTTGAAACCCTGACTTTCCATTCCACACGGAATACTCATGTCAATGATCGGACGCACTTTGACTCTGCGGCGCGCCATCGTGCTCGTCGTGGTACTCGGCCTGTTCATACCTTCCCTCCTCATCAGCGGTTTTTCATGGATCACACGCTATCAGGACGATATTCAGGCCCGGACACATGAATTGCTGCAGCAGAATGCGGACGTGCTTTCCACCGGCATGCAGGAACCACTGTGGAACATCTACCCGGAAAGCGGCATTGCCCTGATCGAAGCAATGATGTCTCGCAACGAGGATATCGTGCGCATTGAAGTGCGCGACAACGCACTCGGCATCTTTGCGTCGGGCCAACATCCGGAAAGACGCATCGGGTATACCGCCCAAACCTCCCGGCCGGTCGTGTACAGCGGCAAGACGATAGGGTCCGTCAGCATCGAGATCGGCAGCATCCGCCTGCAGCGAAGGATGATCAAGGAACTGACCGAATCGGCCATCGCCGTATTTTCCCAGGCCGTGCTGTCGATCGTCCTGATTCTGATCCTGCTGGAATATCGCCTGATCCGCCCGCTGCAGCGCCTCGGCATCGGCGCCGAGCGCCTGGCAAACCGCCAGTTGGACGTGCCATTCAAATGGCGGCAGCTTGACGAGATCGGCTTGCTGGGCCGCCGACTGGAAGACACGCGCGTCAGCCTGCGGACGCTGTTCACGGAACTGGACGAGAAGAACCGGCAATTGGAACGGGATATCGACAAGCGCAAACGCATCGAGCAGGAGCTCCATGAGCGCGAGGAGCGATACCGGGCATTGGTGGAAAAGAGTCCGATTGCCATCATCGAATGGGACGAAAGCCATCACGTCATCGAGTGGAATGACGCAGCGGAAAAAATCTTCGGCCATCTGCGCGAACAGGCGCTGGGACGGCACGCCGGATTTCTGTTTCGGCAGACAGACCATGACGCCGTCAATGCGCACTTCGTGAACCTCGCCGTCAATGGCGGCGACAGCCATGCCATCACGCAAAACCTTCGGGCCGACGACAGTGTCATTACCTGTCAATGGATGCACACGCGTATCGACGACGAAGGCGGGCGCGCCGGCCGTCTGCTCTCGATTGCGGAAGACATTACCGAACAGCGGCGGACGGAAGAGGCGCGCATCCTGTCCGAGGCAAAATTCGCCGGCGCTTTCGCCTGCAATCCGGATGCCGTGGTCATCATCAGTCTCGGCAATGACATGATCCTCGATATCAACGAAGCCGCCGAAAAGGCGACCGGCTACCGCCGCGAAGAAGTGATCGGCAAGACCACCCGCGATCTTGATATCTGGGTGGATGAGCAAGAAAAAAGCGCGTTGTTTGCGCATATTTTCCGGTCAAGGACGGTGCATGACTTTACCTGGTCCATGCGCACCAAATACGGAAATGTGCGGCAGTGCGTCACCAACGGCACGGTATTTACGGTCGGAAGCGAGGACTATCTGCTGACCGTCGTGCGCGACGTCACCGACCAGCGCCGGCTTGAACAGCAAAAGGCCGAAGCCGACCGCGCATTGCTTCGGCTCGCGCAAGGCACGCACGATATCGCAGGCGAATCGTTCTTCGAGCTCCTCATTGCGGATCTGGCTTCTGCACTGCATGTCGACTACGCACTCATTGGCGTGCGCATGCCCGGCACGCACAACAAGATTCGCAGCATCGCGGCGTACGGCAATGGCCACGCGATGGAAAACTTCGAATACTTCAGCACCGGCACACCATGCGAACTGGCGCTTGAAGGCGAAATTTGCGTCATGCCGACAGGGATACAGGCGCAGTTTCCGCACGACCGCGCCCTTGGCGAAAATGGATGGGACAGCTATGCAGGTGCGCCACTGCGCGATGCCGCCGGCAATACGATCGGCGTGCTGGCCGTTCTGGACTCGCGCCCGCTGGGCAATCCGGATCTGGTGAGATCCTTGCTGCAGGTCTTCAGCGAACGCGCTTCCGCGGAAATCGGACGCAAGCGCGCTGAAGAAGAACTTCGCAACAGCGAACAGCGATTCTCGACGATTTTCCGGAGCTCGCCTGTCGCCATGTTCGTGACACGCGTGCACCACAACCATGTCATCAAGGACGTCAACAGCGCATTCGAAAATCTGTTTCTGCGCAGCCGCGACACGGTAATCGGAAAAAACACAGTCCAACTCGAGCTCTACTGCGACGCCACCGATCGCACCGAGCTGCTCGACGAGTTGATGACGAAAGGCAGCAGCAATGCATCGGGCCGCGAGTTATGGATGCTCCAGGGCGATGGCGGCAGGATATTGGTACAGTTTTCCGGTCACACCTTCACGCTGGCAGGAGAAAAATACGGCATCTTCGCCGGCTCCGATGTCACCGACAAGCGACGCATCGAAAACGAGATCCGCGAGCTCAATGCCACGCTGGAGCAGCGCGTCATCGAGCGCACGGAAGAATTGCAAAAGGCGAATACCGATCTTGCAACCACGCTGGAAACCCTGCGCATGGCGCAGGAAGAACTGACACGCAGCGAGAAGCTTGCCGCGCTCGGCTCGCTGGTGGCCGGGGTCGCCCACGAACTCAACACGCCGATCGGCAACAGTTTGATGGTGGCGAGCACCTTTGCAGATCAGGCGCAGCAATTGGCCGGCAGCTATGCCAGCGGCAACGGTCTGAAGCGATCGACGCTCGAAAAATTCTTGGCAGATGCGGGCACCGCCAGCGACATCATGGTGCGCAATCTGCACCGCGCCGCCGACCTCGTCACCGGCTTCAAACAGGTGGCGGTCGATCAGACCAGCTCGCAGCGGCGGCGCTTCTCGCTTGCGGAAGTGGTCTCTGAAATCATGCTGACACTGTCACCAACGCTCAAGAAGACCTCGTTCACTGTGCAGCAGCATATTCCTGCCGACATGCAGATGGACAGCTATCCCGGTCCGCTCGGCCAGGTCATCACCAATCTCGTGAACAACGCGCTGGTACATGCCTTCGATGGCCGCAACACCGGCACGGTGACGATTGCTGCGCAGATCGCGGATGACGGCTGGATGGAACTGATTGTGAAGGATGACGGCGCGGGCATACCGCAGGCCAATCTGAATCGCATCTTCGATCCGTTCTTTACCACCAGGCTGGGCGCCGGCGGCTCCGGCC
The Noviherbaspirillum cavernae DNA segment above includes these coding regions:
- a CDS encoding M48 family metallopeptidase, with amino-acid sequence MKTTVKQQVLKGMLVVAAVVSMGACQTVQTTKSGAVGVDRTQRMAVAPGALEQAAREQYAELIARERQKGTLNRNPEQVARVRTIVNRLIPQTAHFRPDAVKWQWETNVITSQEVNAWCMPGGKMAVYTGLMERLNVTDDELAAVMGHEIAHALREHARERASEQMVASGIISVGTALFGLGDIGQQGAEFAYMGLLGLPNSRKHETEADRIGVELAARAGYDPRAAISLWQKMGKASSGEPLKFLSTHPSTADRVNDLTAYSQRVMPLYEQARKGR
- a CDS encoding MFS transporter — its product is MIGLMWSLGIVAEIVSFFHQAPVFRFFDVQKLMVASLIPAVMRFLMIGYCAESLVLLMIAHALNAATFGGLILDGLWDTSGSQAVYLMAAVFSLAATS
- the aroC gene encoding chorismate synthase — translated: MSGNTFGTIFTVTTFGESHGPAIGCVVDGCPPGMTLSEADIQPELDRRRPGTSRHVTQRQEPDKVEILSGVYEGKTTGTPIALLIRNEDQRSKDYGNIVETFRPGHADYTYWHKYGIRDPRGGGRSSARLTAPVVGAAAIAKKWLKEQYGTTFKGCMSQLGEIAIPFESWDHVQQNPFFAANATILPRLEDYMDALRKDGDSCGARIDVVAENVPVGLGEPIYDKLDAEIAYAMLGINAVKGVEIGAGFKSIAQKGTEHGDELTPEGFASNNAGGVLGGISTGQNITVSIAIKPTSSIRTPRGSIDKSGQPIQVETFGRHDPCVGIRATPIAEAMLALVLMDHALRHRAQCGDVRVPTPKIPAHIK
- a CDS encoding putative bifunctional diguanylate cyclase/phosphodiesterase; its protein translation is MPPTITSHEDDLVFLDEVVTISGAAKSSVATDVWRVMIVDDDADVHAATEFALGNLEMQHRPLQFLHAYSATEARKLLSQQQDIAVILLDVVMEQEDAGLQLVRHIREVLKLTEVRIILRTGQPGYAPELDAIRDFDINDYKTKSELTRIKLYTTVTAAIRSYQQICAINAGRRGLDLIVRMSAELMALHDLPNFAAGVIERLARLLQKDPEGVAVRQERTHGRTRGDLTVIAATGRYAELVGKPLHDAARIAGAAELALEQRRHIYSESHITLYFSSSSDGSGFVVHLNTGEPVNEVQQRLLEFFCSNIAVALDNVMLVNRLRNFAFHDPLTKLPNRAHIKELLDATLACADKLETTLALVDIDHFAETNDALGHQFGDLLLLGVAARLQSQLGDQLTIGRVGSDTFGVLGNSERVNPAALLQLFEKPFSIDGHDVQLSATIGLVRLCDYEDRDVDALKDADIALKRAKLQQRAGHFYFSRSMGVDIRERVRMMHALRTAFEAKELFVVYQPQIDLATRRPIGAEALLRWKTADGTFISPDRFIPIAEYSGLIIEMGEWVLREACKELVRLQQLGFDDFKISVNVSQVQFRHPRFLDTLRAALQDTGASPARIELEITESIAMDDPNVLFDLLEQIKETGVTIAIDDFGTGFSSLSYLQRLRADKLKIDRAFVAEITNSSRGGSIAEMVIQLGRNLGMSVIAEGVEDEHQAGKLASLGCPLTQGYLFAKPMTVDHLTEWLTRNSPA
- a CDS encoding sensor histidine kinase, which produces MDSYPGPLGQVITNLVNNALVHAFDGRNTGTVTIAAQIADDGWMELIVKDDGAGIPQANLNRIFDPFFTTRLGAGGSGLGLNITHSIVTNILGGRIRVQSEVGRGTTFIVTAPMLAPQRKNEDDPLRNRLSLV